A single genomic interval of Spinacia oleracea cultivar Varoflay chromosome 6, BTI_SOV_V1, whole genome shotgun sequence harbors:
- the LOC110800829 gene encoding uncharacterized protein At4g18490 isoform X4 produces MADSEKKDSSKSKMSLLDEDFSKDFLGSWKSGGDDMDFDFEPVSKGKKKAFDFGMDMDFNLDDAFGKMSSFKMDLPDIDFCNSPKKSMKSKDKLEEVSAKGNCQDKHDKFNFSFDFNGMNTSDEENEPGDGGCFGRAKVPSKTVNASETSVQATNDGGTTENSASEDNLEGSTNTGAVNRSCSFYGSSKDNGKKSDEYPSSSTKELIQSDSVMENSGKHAAAHAPPRNHDGTVNEKNRNEVSVGRVLRNGKVIGGSPSLECEKKANNVKYSGDMDFSVDDAFGKMSSVKKNMPNIDFSKSPNISTTLKEKSEEDSAKGNTQDKHDKFTFSSDSKGISNKDGKNEPGDGGCLDNDKLPSDTVKASATSDPKALSSNARSRADMEKPVLKVSSAPFDRDMDFALDDAFGKMSSVKKNMPNIDFSKSPNKSTMLKEKSEEDSAKGNAQEKHEKFTFSFDSNGMNTNDGKNELDDGGCSGSANLPSDTVKASATSDPKALSSNARSRADMQKPVLNVSSAPFDCGSTAAKTMLPKSKVQGAMNSNILVAQETADGDTTTVSASEGNQEGTTHTDAVNRSSNGSSKHSGKKLENHPSSFTKELIQSDSVMEKSEKDAAARTPPRDHDDTVNEKTRNEGSVDTMPYNGEAENDGLASLECEKMTRNVQSSCFKIPSPTPQEQGTKFGNQGKGNLKDKISSITLIPKLNTCQGNLKDKIPSIAFIPKLNPGQGNLKDKISSTALIPKLNIGQGNKLPSQRIDKRMLALPSLKITRRTTTDKHSASPTMLSNAKSLGNVEKSTGPKQVMIKKVSPIVAEKQTPSTPSLKRKRSEAADRGLAKLHTPKRFSPNESRMTKVSVRIREDGVQNHGNFVVGNTKNVSAENKTPKFHFDQEANMASLQFSLMVENDANVEKAEACAKELDNICNMLKKKHEEAKELLVRALVNNNNLLMLSHPIHEEKICAVQRLASKLMSRELEVEA; encoded by the exons ATGGCAGATTCAGAGAAGAAAGATTCTTCAAAGTCGAAAATGTCACTGTTAG ATGAGGACTTCTCCAAAGATTTTCTTGGCTCGTGGAAGTCAGGTGGTGATGATATGGACTTCGACTTCGAACCAGTCAGCAAAGGCAAGAAAAAGGCATTTGACTTTGGCAT GGATATGGATTTTAATCTTGATGATGCTTTTGGCAAGATGTCATCTTTCAAGATGGATTTGCCAGATATTGATTTTTGTAACTCTCCAAAAAAGTCCATGAAGTCAAAGGACAAGTTAGAAGAGGTTTCTGCTAAGGGAAACTGTCAAGACAAACATGACAAGTTCAACTTTTCTTTCGATTTTAACGG AATGAACACTAGTGATGAAGAAAATGAACCTGGTGACGGTGGCTGTTTTGGTCGTGCTAAGGTCCCTTCAAAAACTGTTAATGCCTCTGAAACTAGTGTACAAGCAACAAATGATGGTGGTACCACAGAAAATTCAGCTTCTGAGGATAATCTAGAAGGCTCAACAAATACAGGTGCTGTAAACAGAAG TTGTAGTTTTTATGGCAGCAGCAAAGATAATGGAAAAAAATCAGATGAGTATCCTAGTTCAAGTACCAAAGAATTGATTCAATCAGATTCAGTAATGGAGAATAGTGGAAAGCATGCTGCTGCTCATGCTCCTCCAAG GAACCACGATGGCACTGtaaatgagaaaaatagaaatgaGGTGAGTGTTGGCAGAGTGCTGCGTAATGGAAAAGTAATTGGCGGAAGCCCTTCACTGGAATGTGAGAAGAAGGCCAACAATGTCAAATAttctgg GGATATGGACTTTTCTGTTGATGATGCGTTTGGCAAGATGTCATCTGTAAAGAAGAATATGCCAAACATTGATTTTTCTAAATCTCCAAATATATCCACAACGTTGAAGGAAAAGTCAGAAGAGGATTCTGCCAAGGGAAACACTCAAGACAAGCATGACAAGTTCACCTTTTCTTCCGATTCTAAAGG AATTTCCAATAAAGATGGGAAGAATGAGCCTGGCGACGGTGGTTGTTTGGATAATGATAAGCTCCCTTCAGACACTGTTAAAGCTTCTGCAACTAGTGACCCAAAGGCATTGTCCTCAAATGCTAGATCCCGTGCTGACATGGAAAAGCCAGTTTTGAAGGTTTCGTCAGCACCATTTGATAG GGATATGGATTTTGCTCTTGATGATGCGTTTGGCAAGATGTCATCTGTAAAGAAGAATATGCCAAACATCGATTTTTCTAAATCTCCAAATAAATCCACAATGTTGAAGGAAAAGTCAGAAGAGGATTCTGCCAAGGGAAACGCTCAAGAAAAGCATGAGAAGTTCACCTTTTCTTTCGATTCTAATGG AATGAACACAAATGATGGGAAGAATGAGCTTGATGATGGTGGTTGTTCGGGTAGTGCTAACCTCCCTTCAGATACTGTTAAAGCTTCTGCAACTAGTGACCCAAAGGCATTGTCCTCCAATGCTAGGTCGCGTGCTGATATGCAAAAGCCAGTTTTGAATGTTTCGTCAGCACCATTTGATTG TGGTTCGACTGCTGCAAAAACAATGCTGCCGAAGAGCAAGGTTCAAGGAGCTATGAACTCAAACATTCTGGTTGCACAAGAAACAGCTGATGGTGATACTACCACAGTTTCAGCTTCTGAGGGTAACCAAGAAGGCACAACACACACTGATGCTGTAAACAGAAG TAGTAATGGAAGCAGCAAACATAgtggaaagaaattagaaaacCATCCAAGTTCATTTACCAAGGAATTGATTCAATCAGATTCAGTTATGGAGAAAAGTGAGAAAGATGCTGCTGCTCGTACTCCTCCGAG GGACCATGATGACACTGTAAATGAAAAAACTAGGAACGAGGGCAGTGTTGACACAATGCCGTATAATGGAGAGGCAGAAAATGACGGACTCGCTTCGCTGGAATGTGAGAAGATGACCAGAAATGTCCAATCTTCTTG CTTTAAAATTCCTTCTCCGACTCCACAAGAACAGGGAACTAAATTTGGCAACCAGGGGAAAGGGAATCTTAAAGACAAGATTTCAAGCATCACATTGATTCCGAAATTAAATACTTGTCAAGGGAATCTCAAAGACAAGATTCCAAGCATCGCATTTATTCCGAAATTAAATCCTGGTCAAGGGAATCTCAAAGACAAGATTTCAAGCACCGCATTGATTCCGAAATTAAACATTGGTCAAGGGAATAAACTTCCATCTCAGAGAATTGACAAGAGAATGTTAGCTCTTCCTAGTTTGAAAATTACAAG ACGTACCACTACAGACAAACATTCAGCTTCTCCCACTATGCTAAGTAATGCTAAATCTCTGGGAAATGTTGAGAAAAGCACCGGGCCAAAACAAGTGATGATTAAGAAGGTGTCTCCAATTGTTGCCGAGAAACAAACACCCTCAACACCCTCTTTGAAGCGCAAACGATCTGAG GCTGCTGATAGGGGTCTAGCAAAGCTTCATACTCCAAAACGTTTCTCACCCAATGAAAGCAG AATGACTAAAGTATCAGTCAGGATACGTGAAGATGGG GTTCAAAATCATGGTAACTTTGTGGTAGGAAACACAAAGAATGTCTCAGCAGAAAACAAGACCCCTAAGTTTCATTTTGATCAAGAGGCAAACATGGCTTCCCTCCAGTTCAGTTTGATGGTGGAGAATGATGCAAATGTTGAAAAGGCTGAGGCATGTGCAAAAGAGCTTGATAAT ATCTGCAACATGTTGAAGAAGAAGCATGAAGAAGCGAAGGAGTTACTGGTCCGAGCTCTTGTAAACAACAACAATCTTCTGATGCTGAGCCACCCTATCCACGAAGAAAAAAT TTGTGCAGTTCAGAGGCTTGCTTCTAAATTGATGTCAAGGGAGTTGGAAGTTGAGGCATAA
- the LOC110800829 gene encoding uncharacterized protein At4g18490 isoform X6 yields MADSEKKDSSKSKMSLLDEDFSKDFLGSWKSGGDDMDFDFEPVSKGKKKAFDFGMDMDFNLDDAFGKMSSFKMDLPDIDFCNSPKKSMKSKDKLEEVSAKGNCQDKHDKFNFSFDFNGMNTSDEENEPGDGGCFGRAKVPSKTVNASETSVQATNDGGTTENSASEDNLEGSTNTGAVNRSKDNGKKSDEYPSSSTKELIQSDSVMENSGKHAAAHAPPRNHDGTVNEKNRNEVSVGRVLRNGKVIGGSPSLECEKKANNVKYSGDMDFSVDDAFGKMSSVKKNMPNIDFSKSPNISTTLKEKSEEDSAKGNTQDKHDKFTFSSDSKGISNKDGKNEPGDGGCLDNDKLPSDTVKASATSDPKALSSNARSRADMEKPVLKVSSAPFDRDMDFALDDAFGKMSSVKKNMPNIDFSKSPNKSTMLKEKSEEDSAKGNAQEKHEKFTFSFDSNGMNTNDGKNELDDGGCSGSANLPSDTVKASATSDPKALSSNARSRADMQKPVLNVSSAPFDCGSTAAKTMLPKSKVQGAMNSNILVAQETADGDTTTVSASEGNQEGTTHTDAVNRSVSVSCSSNGSSKHSGKKLENHPSSFTKELIQSDSVMEKSEKDAAARTPPRDHDDTVNEKTRNEGSVDTMPYNGEAENDGLASLECEKMTRNVQSSCFKIPSPTPQEQGTKFGNQGKGNLKDKISSITLIPKLNTCQGNLKDKIPSIAFIPKLNPGQGNLKDKISSTALIPKLNIGQGNKLPSQRIDKRMLALPSLKITRRTTTDKHSASPTMLSNAKSLGNVEKSTGPKQVMIKKVSPIVAEKQTPSTPSLKRKRSEAADRGLAKLHTPKRFSPNESRMTKVSVRIREDGVQNHGNFVVGNTKNVSAENKTPKFHFDQEANMASLQFSLMVENDANVEKAEACAKELDNICNMLKKKHEEAKELLVRALVNNNNLLMLSHPIHEEKICAVQRLASKLMSRELEVEA; encoded by the exons ATGGCAGATTCAGAGAAGAAAGATTCTTCAAAGTCGAAAATGTCACTGTTAG ATGAGGACTTCTCCAAAGATTTTCTTGGCTCGTGGAAGTCAGGTGGTGATGATATGGACTTCGACTTCGAACCAGTCAGCAAAGGCAAGAAAAAGGCATTTGACTTTGGCAT GGATATGGATTTTAATCTTGATGATGCTTTTGGCAAGATGTCATCTTTCAAGATGGATTTGCCAGATATTGATTTTTGTAACTCTCCAAAAAAGTCCATGAAGTCAAAGGACAAGTTAGAAGAGGTTTCTGCTAAGGGAAACTGTCAAGACAAACATGACAAGTTCAACTTTTCTTTCGATTTTAACGG AATGAACACTAGTGATGAAGAAAATGAACCTGGTGACGGTGGCTGTTTTGGTCGTGCTAAGGTCCCTTCAAAAACTGTTAATGCCTCTGAAACTAGTGTACAAGCAACAAATGATGGTGGTACCACAGAAAATTCAGCTTCTGAGGATAATCTAGAAGGCTCAACAAATACAGGTGCTGTAAACAGAAG CAAAGATAATGGAAAAAAATCAGATGAGTATCCTAGTTCAAGTACCAAAGAATTGATTCAATCAGATTCAGTAATGGAGAATAGTGGAAAGCATGCTGCTGCTCATGCTCCTCCAAG GAACCACGATGGCACTGtaaatgagaaaaatagaaatgaGGTGAGTGTTGGCAGAGTGCTGCGTAATGGAAAAGTAATTGGCGGAAGCCCTTCACTGGAATGTGAGAAGAAGGCCAACAATGTCAAATAttctgg GGATATGGACTTTTCTGTTGATGATGCGTTTGGCAAGATGTCATCTGTAAAGAAGAATATGCCAAACATTGATTTTTCTAAATCTCCAAATATATCCACAACGTTGAAGGAAAAGTCAGAAGAGGATTCTGCCAAGGGAAACACTCAAGACAAGCATGACAAGTTCACCTTTTCTTCCGATTCTAAAGG AATTTCCAATAAAGATGGGAAGAATGAGCCTGGCGACGGTGGTTGTTTGGATAATGATAAGCTCCCTTCAGACACTGTTAAAGCTTCTGCAACTAGTGACCCAAAGGCATTGTCCTCAAATGCTAGATCCCGTGCTGACATGGAAAAGCCAGTTTTGAAGGTTTCGTCAGCACCATTTGATAG GGATATGGATTTTGCTCTTGATGATGCGTTTGGCAAGATGTCATCTGTAAAGAAGAATATGCCAAACATCGATTTTTCTAAATCTCCAAATAAATCCACAATGTTGAAGGAAAAGTCAGAAGAGGATTCTGCCAAGGGAAACGCTCAAGAAAAGCATGAGAAGTTCACCTTTTCTTTCGATTCTAATGG AATGAACACAAATGATGGGAAGAATGAGCTTGATGATGGTGGTTGTTCGGGTAGTGCTAACCTCCCTTCAGATACTGTTAAAGCTTCTGCAACTAGTGACCCAAAGGCATTGTCCTCCAATGCTAGGTCGCGTGCTGATATGCAAAAGCCAGTTTTGAATGTTTCGTCAGCACCATTTGATTG TGGTTCGACTGCTGCAAAAACAATGCTGCCGAAGAGCAAGGTTCAAGGAGCTATGAACTCAAACATTCTGGTTGCACAAGAAACAGCTGATGGTGATACTACCACAGTTTCAGCTTCTGAGGGTAACCAAGAAGGCACAACACACACTGATGCTGTAAACAGAAG TGTCTCTGTAAGTTGTAGTAGTAATGGAAGCAGCAAACATAgtggaaagaaattagaaaacCATCCAAGTTCATTTACCAAGGAATTGATTCAATCAGATTCAGTTATGGAGAAAAGTGAGAAAGATGCTGCTGCTCGTACTCCTCCGAG GGACCATGATGACACTGTAAATGAAAAAACTAGGAACGAGGGCAGTGTTGACACAATGCCGTATAATGGAGAGGCAGAAAATGACGGACTCGCTTCGCTGGAATGTGAGAAGATGACCAGAAATGTCCAATCTTCTTG CTTTAAAATTCCTTCTCCGACTCCACAAGAACAGGGAACTAAATTTGGCAACCAGGGGAAAGGGAATCTTAAAGACAAGATTTCAAGCATCACATTGATTCCGAAATTAAATACTTGTCAAGGGAATCTCAAAGACAAGATTCCAAGCATCGCATTTATTCCGAAATTAAATCCTGGTCAAGGGAATCTCAAAGACAAGATTTCAAGCACCGCATTGATTCCGAAATTAAACATTGGTCAAGGGAATAAACTTCCATCTCAGAGAATTGACAAGAGAATGTTAGCTCTTCCTAGTTTGAAAATTACAAG ACGTACCACTACAGACAAACATTCAGCTTCTCCCACTATGCTAAGTAATGCTAAATCTCTGGGAAATGTTGAGAAAAGCACCGGGCCAAAACAAGTGATGATTAAGAAGGTGTCTCCAATTGTTGCCGAGAAACAAACACCCTCAACACCCTCTTTGAAGCGCAAACGATCTGAG GCTGCTGATAGGGGTCTAGCAAAGCTTCATACTCCAAAACGTTTCTCACCCAATGAAAGCAG AATGACTAAAGTATCAGTCAGGATACGTGAAGATGGG GTTCAAAATCATGGTAACTTTGTGGTAGGAAACACAAAGAATGTCTCAGCAGAAAACAAGACCCCTAAGTTTCATTTTGATCAAGAGGCAAACATGGCTTCCCTCCAGTTCAGTTTGATGGTGGAGAATGATGCAAATGTTGAAAAGGCTGAGGCATGTGCAAAAGAGCTTGATAAT ATCTGCAACATGTTGAAGAAGAAGCATGAAGAAGCGAAGGAGTTACTGGTCCGAGCTCTTGTAAACAACAACAATCTTCTGATGCTGAGCCACCCTATCCACGAAGAAAAAAT TTGTGCAGTTCAGAGGCTTGCTTCTAAATTGATGTCAAGGGAGTTGGAAGTTGAGGCATAA
- the LOC110800829 gene encoding uncharacterized protein At4g18490 isoform X2 gives MADSEKKDSSKSKMSLLDEDFSKDFLGSWKSGGDDMDFDFEPVSKGKKKAFDFGMDMDFNLDDAFGKMSSFKMDLPDIDFCNSPKKSMKSKDKLEEVSAKGNCQDKHDKFNFSFDFNGMNTSDEENEPGDGGCFGRAKVPSKTVNASETSVQATNDGGTTENSASEDNLEGSTNTGAVNRSFYGSSKDNGKKSDEYPSSSTKELIQSDSVMENSGKHAAAHAPPRNHDGTVNEKNRNEVSVGRVLRNGKVIGGSPSLECEKKANNVKYSGDMDFSVDDAFGKMSSVKKNMPNIDFSKSPNISTTLKEKSEEDSAKGNTQDKHDKFTFSSDSKGISNKDGKNEPGDGGCLDNDKLPSDTVKASATSDPKALSSNARSRADMEKPVLKVSSAPFDRDMDFALDDAFGKMSSVKKNMPNIDFSKSPNKSTMLKEKSEEDSAKGNAQEKHEKFTFSFDSNGMNTNDGKNELDDGGCSGSANLPSDTVKASATSDPKALSSNARSRADMQKPVLNVSSAPFDCGSTAAKTMLPKSKVQGAMNSNILVAQETADGDTTTVSASEGNQEGTTHTDAVNRSVSVSCSSNGSSKHSGKKLENHPSSFTKELIQSDSVMEKSEKDAAARTPPRDHDDTVNEKTRNEGSVDTMPYNGEAENDGLASLECEKMTRNVQSSCFKIPSPTPQEQGTKFGNQGKGNLKDKISSITLIPKLNTCQGNLKDKIPSIAFIPKLNPGQGNLKDKISSTALIPKLNIGQGNKLPSQRIDKRMLALPSLKITRRTTTDKHSASPTMLSNAKSLGNVEKSTGPKQVMIKKVSPIVAEKQTPSTPSLKRKRSEAADRGLAKLHTPKRFSPNESRMTKVSVRIREDGVQNHGNFVVGNTKNVSAENKTPKFHFDQEANMASLQFSLMVENDANVEKAEACAKELDNICNMLKKKHEEAKELLVRALVNNNNLLMLSHPIHEEKICAVQRLASKLMSRELEVEA, from the exons ATGGCAGATTCAGAGAAGAAAGATTCTTCAAAGTCGAAAATGTCACTGTTAG ATGAGGACTTCTCCAAAGATTTTCTTGGCTCGTGGAAGTCAGGTGGTGATGATATGGACTTCGACTTCGAACCAGTCAGCAAAGGCAAGAAAAAGGCATTTGACTTTGGCAT GGATATGGATTTTAATCTTGATGATGCTTTTGGCAAGATGTCATCTTTCAAGATGGATTTGCCAGATATTGATTTTTGTAACTCTCCAAAAAAGTCCATGAAGTCAAAGGACAAGTTAGAAGAGGTTTCTGCTAAGGGAAACTGTCAAGACAAACATGACAAGTTCAACTTTTCTTTCGATTTTAACGG AATGAACACTAGTGATGAAGAAAATGAACCTGGTGACGGTGGCTGTTTTGGTCGTGCTAAGGTCCCTTCAAAAACTGTTAATGCCTCTGAAACTAGTGTACAAGCAACAAATGATGGTGGTACCACAGAAAATTCAGCTTCTGAGGATAATCTAGAAGGCTCAACAAATACAGGTGCTGTAAACAGAAG TTTTTATGGCAGCAGCAAAGATAATGGAAAAAAATCAGATGAGTATCCTAGTTCAAGTACCAAAGAATTGATTCAATCAGATTCAGTAATGGAGAATAGTGGAAAGCATGCTGCTGCTCATGCTCCTCCAAG GAACCACGATGGCACTGtaaatgagaaaaatagaaatgaGGTGAGTGTTGGCAGAGTGCTGCGTAATGGAAAAGTAATTGGCGGAAGCCCTTCACTGGAATGTGAGAAGAAGGCCAACAATGTCAAATAttctgg GGATATGGACTTTTCTGTTGATGATGCGTTTGGCAAGATGTCATCTGTAAAGAAGAATATGCCAAACATTGATTTTTCTAAATCTCCAAATATATCCACAACGTTGAAGGAAAAGTCAGAAGAGGATTCTGCCAAGGGAAACACTCAAGACAAGCATGACAAGTTCACCTTTTCTTCCGATTCTAAAGG AATTTCCAATAAAGATGGGAAGAATGAGCCTGGCGACGGTGGTTGTTTGGATAATGATAAGCTCCCTTCAGACACTGTTAAAGCTTCTGCAACTAGTGACCCAAAGGCATTGTCCTCAAATGCTAGATCCCGTGCTGACATGGAAAAGCCAGTTTTGAAGGTTTCGTCAGCACCATTTGATAG GGATATGGATTTTGCTCTTGATGATGCGTTTGGCAAGATGTCATCTGTAAAGAAGAATATGCCAAACATCGATTTTTCTAAATCTCCAAATAAATCCACAATGTTGAAGGAAAAGTCAGAAGAGGATTCTGCCAAGGGAAACGCTCAAGAAAAGCATGAGAAGTTCACCTTTTCTTTCGATTCTAATGG AATGAACACAAATGATGGGAAGAATGAGCTTGATGATGGTGGTTGTTCGGGTAGTGCTAACCTCCCTTCAGATACTGTTAAAGCTTCTGCAACTAGTGACCCAAAGGCATTGTCCTCCAATGCTAGGTCGCGTGCTGATATGCAAAAGCCAGTTTTGAATGTTTCGTCAGCACCATTTGATTG TGGTTCGACTGCTGCAAAAACAATGCTGCCGAAGAGCAAGGTTCAAGGAGCTATGAACTCAAACATTCTGGTTGCACAAGAAACAGCTGATGGTGATACTACCACAGTTTCAGCTTCTGAGGGTAACCAAGAAGGCACAACACACACTGATGCTGTAAACAGAAG TGTCTCTGTAAGTTGTAGTAGTAATGGAAGCAGCAAACATAgtggaaagaaattagaaaacCATCCAAGTTCATTTACCAAGGAATTGATTCAATCAGATTCAGTTATGGAGAAAAGTGAGAAAGATGCTGCTGCTCGTACTCCTCCGAG GGACCATGATGACACTGTAAATGAAAAAACTAGGAACGAGGGCAGTGTTGACACAATGCCGTATAATGGAGAGGCAGAAAATGACGGACTCGCTTCGCTGGAATGTGAGAAGATGACCAGAAATGTCCAATCTTCTTG CTTTAAAATTCCTTCTCCGACTCCACAAGAACAGGGAACTAAATTTGGCAACCAGGGGAAAGGGAATCTTAAAGACAAGATTTCAAGCATCACATTGATTCCGAAATTAAATACTTGTCAAGGGAATCTCAAAGACAAGATTCCAAGCATCGCATTTATTCCGAAATTAAATCCTGGTCAAGGGAATCTCAAAGACAAGATTTCAAGCACCGCATTGATTCCGAAATTAAACATTGGTCAAGGGAATAAACTTCCATCTCAGAGAATTGACAAGAGAATGTTAGCTCTTCCTAGTTTGAAAATTACAAG ACGTACCACTACAGACAAACATTCAGCTTCTCCCACTATGCTAAGTAATGCTAAATCTCTGGGAAATGTTGAGAAAAGCACCGGGCCAAAACAAGTGATGATTAAGAAGGTGTCTCCAATTGTTGCCGAGAAACAAACACCCTCAACACCCTCTTTGAAGCGCAAACGATCTGAG GCTGCTGATAGGGGTCTAGCAAAGCTTCATACTCCAAAACGTTTCTCACCCAATGAAAGCAG AATGACTAAAGTATCAGTCAGGATACGTGAAGATGGG GTTCAAAATCATGGTAACTTTGTGGTAGGAAACACAAAGAATGTCTCAGCAGAAAACAAGACCCCTAAGTTTCATTTTGATCAAGAGGCAAACATGGCTTCCCTCCAGTTCAGTTTGATGGTGGAGAATGATGCAAATGTTGAAAAGGCTGAGGCATGTGCAAAAGAGCTTGATAAT ATCTGCAACATGTTGAAGAAGAAGCATGAAGAAGCGAAGGAGTTACTGGTCCGAGCTCTTGTAAACAACAACAATCTTCTGATGCTGAGCCACCCTATCCACGAAGAAAAAAT TTGTGCAGTTCAGAGGCTTGCTTCTAAATTGATGTCAAGGGAGTTGGAAGTTGAGGCATAA